The following DNA comes from Anastrepha obliqua isolate idAnaObli1 chromosome 1, idAnaObli1_1.0, whole genome shotgun sequence.
ttgttgtagcagcataaacattccccatcaTATATGGGGAATAAAGTGACAGCTCTTAGCCAGATATatttaaatccgggtcgttccggttacgaagAACCGACTGACGTGGGAGCGTTGGAGGAGTTTCGAGAAGTGCAAGTTAACAGTATGCGGtacacttttttttcttttaggctTGTAGATTTGCACCCTAAATATTACTGATGGTTCTCTACCACTCAGGCAATTCGCGGCCCACTGCTTACCACCTCCCATGGGAGGGAAGAGTGTTAAAAGTATTCTAGAAATGCTTTGGAGATGTCTTCGACAGATTCAGCGCTACCGTCGAATGATTTCGATTACAAGGCATGGTGGAACACCAGTCTATCCCGAGCTTTGGTGAAgccgctacaacaacaaaaagtattttacaagtatttttaaattgactTTGTCTGTTAACAATTTATGCTTATTTAaatccatataaaaataaattgacttaTCAATAAGTTTTAACTTAAACGCTAAACAAATTGCAGCTTAATTAGTCTCCTAACTAAGTAATGTCTTAAAGCTCATGCACCTATATAGCGCCATGAAGATacgtaaaaattcaaaagtaaaaacCCCAAAACTGGTAATAGTCAATCTGACAACAACGTGATAACGGTAGCTGAAGCTTTGCTTGGCGTCGCCTGCTGGTCCGTACTCACATCTCGCTTCACTTCCGGTAGAACGCAGGTAGTCATGACACGTACACTCAGTTGAGACAACTCGTTCTGTGAACAACTAGATTTTGTAGGACTCACACAATTCGTGATCAGCTTGGTAGATGAGTGTGAACGCTTTTGAGGtcttatttttatgaaactggTAATCGAAGGTTGGAAATTGCGTTTCCTACTCTTTAGGGTGTCATATTTATACCACTTCTCTGGTATCTTAGGTGTTATACAGGGATTACCCTGCATTATAGGTACGGTGCTTATCACTTCACGTGGCTTTAAGTATGTTACGAATCGCTCCAACTCCGCGTGACTGGAATGCTCCGAGTATTCAATGCCAACAATATTAATTTGGCCACGCAGCGACGGTTTGCCATTTTTCTCCCAGCCAGATGGGCGAAATGCGAGTACAGCATCGAAATTAGTTTGAAACGGACGGAAGTATTCGACTAGAGACTGCAAAAGCATGGAGTTGTGTTAACAAATGAATTGCCAGTACATGGGAAAAGGGAGATTTAGTTACTTACTTGGTAGCTCACTTTGCCAATCGATATTACATGCATTTGTGCCATATAAGGATCATCACAGAGCAATCCACGCACTTCTTCCAAATCCATGGCCTGTAAAGCGGTCAATCGATTCTTCTCCGTCCATACTTTCAAACCGAACTCCTGTGCCAAACGCGTCCAAAAGCGTTCTTTACCAATTACATAGGAGCCGCAGATATATAAAACGCGCGTTGTTGGGCGCTTTTGGCGGAATTCTTCTATTATACTTTTGGCGCGATCGATACTCTCGTATTGTGAGCAAAAATTGTTCTTGTGTGCTATATATGTGGTATCGAGGTAAATTGTATCAATCCAATTGTTCCAAAATATGGGCTCTGATTCCATGTCGGGTGAGGCACGAAAATCGCCGGTGTGTATAATACAGCGGCCGGTGGACAATTTAAACACAAACATGACAGCACCGGGGCAACTAATTGAAaaggttaataaaaaaaaagttgcaactATTGTAGTTCTGAGGCTACTTACTGATTTGCATCAATTGCCGTGACTTCTATGCCGTTAACAACTAGTGGCATGTTCAAGTTAATTTCGCGTACGTATTGTTCTTCCACTGGTATAAGAGCACGCAGCAGGCGTGCTAGTGGAgcgaatacaaaaatttatataaatatagaaaaCGATATACACTCGAACTGCAAACGCTTACCTGTGAGTGAGCTCACATACAACGGCATTGCAAATTTACGCGTCAGCCCTTGGTAGTGGTCCGCATGGAAGTGTGTAAGGAAGTAGTGAGTAACACCTTCAATCTGTCCATATTGGAAGGCATCGACTGCAAATGTAGTGCCAGCTACAATTTTAAAAGGTGGGCAAACACGCACTTTCTTCACTCGTCCACCTTTTGAAGTGGGCGCAGGTCTGGAATCTTGCACCGGAATTCGAGAAATATTTCTAGTTTCAACAAACTCATCTTTGGCGGCTAGGGAGCAATCCAAATTGGATACGCGATCGCTACTAAATCTATCTATGCTGGTCTGCGGTGGTGTAGGAATCTGCGCAAGAAGTGGTTCTTCAGTCGTATTTTCTTTATCGTTTACAgccattttatgttttttatttattgcagtgCCCGTCTCTTGGCACAGATTTGTTTCATCTTTCACTTGGGCacgttttttattatgttttacattttcattttctcttGACAACCCATCTGTCTCTGTTATAATTGACCGTTTTTTTGAACAGCTATGCTTAAGATTAGATATTAAATTTGATTCTTCACCAGTTGTTTCGATGTTTTTAGGCCGCACAGGTATAGAAACCATCACTGGAGAACGTATACCGTTACTTTCGGAGAAGCGTGGACACTGCAAAAGATTGAAAGaagttgtatttatatttttcatagtatttaagcattttttcacCTACCTTTTTTGCCACATTTGAACACAACTGCGGTTTCAGCTCCTTCAAATTGGGTTTTACATCTTCCTCTTCTACATCATCATCCGAGATCAAATCAATTATGACATCTAAttcatctttaaatttttctttcccaTGTGTGGAGTCGGGACCTGTTGGTTTCATATCCGATAAGCGGCTCATAATTGTGCATTCGTCCTCTTTAAACAAACGCTTTCGCCCTTTATTCCTCTGTGCGCTATTCAAACCACGTGCGTCACACTTTTCAGTCGTTTTAGATTTCTTATTCGCTTGCGCCTTTGAACTAATTATGTCGTCCTTTACTGTACAGGTTTCAATTTTGTATGACTTCGAACAGCTCttgaaaaaactattaattCTTAACTGGCTCGATGGCGGTTCTTTCCACCTTGATTTCTTCGCTGTGGTCTGTATGTCAGTCTTAATAACTGTTTTGCGTGGTTTTTCAACATCCAAGTCTTCCAATGTTTTTTTGCGAGTTGTTGTGGCtgctctctttttttttttcttaagcgGGGTTGTTGGTGTTATCGGCTCAGCTTtgcttacaaaatttaaattatttttattttcagcgctctcacagTTTTGCATCTTAGTCACCCGAATATTATCGTTGGCCGGATATTGTATAATTTAGCGTTTGAGCCGCTATCACTGCT
Coding sequences within:
- the LOC129253254 gene encoding DNA cross-link repair 1 protein, which codes for MQNCESAENKNNLNFVSKAEPITPTTPLKKKKKRAATTTRKKTLEDLDVEKPRKTVIKTDIQTTAKKSRWKEPPSSQLRINSFFKSCSKSYKIETCTVKDDIISSKAQANKKSKTTEKCDARGLNSAQRNKGRKRLFKEDECTIMSRLSDMKPTGPDSTHGKEKFKDELDVIIDLISDDDVEEEDVKPNLKELKPQLCSNVAKKCPRFSESNGIRSPVMVSIPVRPKNIETTGEESNLISNLKHSCSKKRSIITETDGLSRENENVKHNKKRAQVKDETNLCQETGTAINKKHKMAVNDKENTTEEPLLAQIPTPPQTSIDRFSSDRVSNLDCSLAAKDEFVETRNISRIPVQDSRPAPTSKGGRVKKVRVCPPFKIVAGTTFAVDAFQYGQIEGVTHYFLTHFHADHYQGLTRKFAMPLYVSSLTARLLRALIPVEEQYVREINLNMPLVVNGIEVTAIDANHCPGAVMFVFKLSTGRCIIHTGDFRASPDMESEPIFWNNWIDTIYLDTTYIAHKNNFCSQYESIDRAKSIIEEFRQKRPTTRVLYICGSYVIGKERFWTRLAQEFGLKVWTEKNRLTALQAMDLEEVRGLLCDDPYMAQMHVISIGKVSYQSLVEYFRPFQTNFDAVLAFRPSGWEKNGKPSLRGQINIVGIEYSEHSSHAELERFVTYLKPREVISTVPIMQGNPCITPKIPEKWYKYDTLKSRKRNFQPSITSFIKIRPQKRSHSSTKLITNCVSPTKSSCSQNELSQLSVRVMTTCVLPEVKRDVSTDQQATPSKASATVITLLSD